One window from the genome of Halodesulfovibrio sp. MK-HDV encodes:
- a CDS encoding AlpA family transcriptional regulator has protein sequence MHAHSTPQSSPEYSIQLLKLSQVQEILPVSKTTLWRYVKAGKFPEPRKLGRSAFWVKEEVENAVRQLVT, from the coding sequence ATGCATGCACACTCAACTCCACAAAGTTCGCCGGAATACAGCATCCAACTCTTAAAGCTCTCTCAGGTTCAAGAAATTCTCCCAGTCAGCAAGACAACACTTTGGCGTTATGTAAAAGCAGGAAAATTTCCAGAACCCAGAAAACTAGGACGCAGCGCTTTCTGGGTAAAAGAAGAAGTAGAAAACGCAGTTCGCCAACTGGTAACGTAA
- a CDS encoding DUF2237 family protein — translation MSQSSASTAISPILVTPYAGTDVPSGSGGKVINLQRLARDGFTVPPTLFLPPAAYTYFVEQHKLTDQIHALAKADIRILRWEEIWDASLALRNSFLRHPMPTDIAKPLLTAVHHHLGLAPLAVRSCALHEDSGFSHAGVHDSVLDVSGDEAILKAVQQVWASLWTDRAVLYRQEMGLNAKSSAMGIILQAMIPGHTSGVLFTRDPTDESRMTIEAVHGPASEVVDDSRDTERLFLGRDNGKQLLRKRQEGNEVKVVLSDYLIDELYHLGSRLEQFFGSPQDIEWTATDQGITVLQSRPITTFAESDAHGWDADDKRPWYLSLTRSHKNLEDLREHIESEILPGMTEDSDAMKNIDLNVLSCEELEKELARRNDLLTHWRDVYWHKLIPFAHTVRQFGMLYNDTIAPEDPFEFTTLLSGQHLLALDRNAMIEELALLVKKDDQLAENLRNNILPEKGCYSTLLNEFMERFGDLSCNTSWCNEGPWGIIRLTLKDTPDSPHPAPLQRAKTLEYAFLDAVPSKKRDFATSVLNLARVGYRLRDDDNLYLGKIQARYNEALELAKACGIRPKNNDKPEAKQHTPKGLSWNGQDSTESHKQRFNGWAAAMGIAFGQARVVSTPEDLFTFQKGEVLICNALDPNMTFVVPMAAAIVERRGGMLVHGAIIAREYGIPCVTGIPDVTSHIQTGDQLMVDGFRGLVIIEETKDDEKKISTAKNVLGGSLATCCMRPMTGFFRRGSCDTEPQDSGCHAVCSIVTQEFLEFSLSQGNDLISPSRDMDFPGLVPGDRWCLCALRWEEARKANVAPPVILEATHEEALRYIRLKDLKAHEAKQEEK, via the coding sequence ATGTCACAGTCATCCGCATCCACAGCAATATCCCCCATTCTAGTAACCCCTTATGCGGGCACTGACGTCCCCTCCGGCTCCGGTGGAAAAGTCATCAATTTGCAGAGACTTGCTCGTGATGGCTTTACCGTACCACCCACCCTCTTTTTACCCCCTGCGGCCTATACGTACTTTGTGGAACAGCACAAGCTGACAGACCAGATACACGCACTGGCAAAAGCAGATATAAGAATCCTACGTTGGGAAGAAATTTGGGATGCATCACTGGCCTTACGTAACAGCTTTCTGCGTCACCCTATGCCCACAGACATTGCTAAGCCACTTTTAACAGCTGTACACCATCACCTTGGATTAGCGCCGCTAGCCGTCCGCTCTTGCGCTTTGCATGAAGACTCAGGTTTCTCTCACGCCGGAGTTCATGACTCCGTACTGGATGTTTCCGGCGACGAGGCTATATTAAAAGCCGTACAGCAGGTCTGGGCATCTCTCTGGACAGATCGTGCAGTGCTGTATAGGCAGGAAATGGGACTTAATGCCAAAAGCTCTGCCATGGGGATTATTCTGCAAGCCATGATACCGGGACATACCTCCGGTGTGCTTTTCACCAGAGATCCAACAGACGAATCACGTATGACGATAGAGGCCGTGCACGGGCCGGCCAGCGAAGTGGTGGATGACAGCAGGGATACAGAAAGGCTATTTCTTGGTAGAGACAACGGAAAACAGCTGCTGCGCAAAAGACAAGAGGGAAACGAAGTAAAGGTAGTTCTTTCTGATTACTTGATTGATGAACTCTACCACCTCGGGTCCCGTTTAGAGCAATTTTTTGGTAGTCCGCAGGACATTGAATGGACTGCCACGGATCAGGGCATTACCGTGCTGCAATCCCGTCCCATCACTACATTTGCAGAATCAGACGCTCACGGCTGGGATGCTGATGACAAACGTCCATGGTACCTTAGTCTCACCAGAAGCCACAAAAATTTGGAAGACCTTCGCGAGCACATAGAAAGTGAAATCCTCCCTGGCATGACAGAAGATAGCGATGCCATGAAAAATATCGACTTGAATGTCCTGTCCTGCGAGGAGTTGGAAAAAGAGCTTGCCCGCCGCAACGACCTGTTGACCCATTGGCGGGATGTCTACTGGCATAAGCTCATCCCATTTGCTCACACAGTGCGACAGTTTGGCATGCTCTACAACGACACAATCGCCCCCGAAGATCCCTTTGAGTTCACTACGCTACTTTCAGGGCAACACCTCTTGGCGTTGGACAGAAACGCCATGATTGAAGAGCTTGCCCTGTTAGTCAAAAAGGACGACCAATTGGCAGAAAATCTTCGGAACAACATATTACCGGAAAAGGGATGCTACTCAACTCTGCTCAATGAGTTTATGGAACGGTTTGGTGACCTGTCATGCAACACATCATGGTGCAACGAAGGCCCGTGGGGAATTATACGTCTGACCTTAAAGGACACGCCGGATTCTCCGCACCCTGCGCCACTACAACGGGCAAAAACACTGGAATATGCATTTTTAGATGCAGTTCCGTCAAAAAAGCGAGATTTTGCCACCTCCGTATTGAACCTTGCCCGCGTGGGGTACCGCCTGCGTGATGATGACAACTTGTACCTTGGAAAAATTCAAGCTCGTTATAACGAAGCGTTAGAGCTTGCCAAAGCCTGTGGCATCCGCCCGAAAAACAACGACAAGCCGGAAGCCAAGCAACACACACCGAAAGGTCTTTCATGGAATGGGCAGGATAGCACTGAAAGTCATAAACAACGCTTCAACGGATGGGCTGCGGCCATGGGAATTGCGTTTGGCCAAGCACGGGTGGTAAGCACTCCGGAAGACCTGTTTACCTTTCAAAAAGGGGAAGTTTTAATATGCAACGCACTGGACCCTAACATGACCTTTGTAGTTCCTATGGCAGCTGCCATAGTAGAACGACGGGGTGGCATGCTGGTGCATGGAGCCATTATTGCCCGAGAATATGGTATTCCATGTGTCACAGGTATTCCAGACGTCACCTCACACATCCAGACTGGTGATCAACTGATGGTGGATGGTTTTCGCGGACTGGTAATCATAGAAGAGACAAAAGACGACGAAAAGAAAATTAGCACTGCGAAGAATGTACTCGGTGGATCGCTTGCGACATGCTGCATGCGACCTATGACAGGCTTCTTCCGTCGTGGCTCCTGCGATACCGAACCGCAGGACAGTGGTTGCCACGCAGTCTGCTCCATTGTTACGCAGGAGTTTCTTGAATTCTCCCTCTCACAAGGGAATGATCTTATCAGTCCGTCACGAGATATGGACTTTCCCGGCCTTGTGCCGGGTGACCGCTGGTGTTTATGTGCTCTGCGCTGGGAAGAAGCACGCAAAGCCAATGTGGCTCCACCTGTTATCCTTGAAGCCACACATGAGGAAGCACTACGCTACATCCGACTGAAAGACCTGAAAGCACATGAGGCCAAACAAGAAGAAAAATGA
- a CDS encoding DUF3833 family protein encodes MSKLLLPLCAMMLAGCSNIPAKDNAAGGHPFVLEEFFVGELGAHGVILGRGGKVRRSFNAIMRGEWHEEEGVLKGVLTEEFVFDDGEVLQRRWEFIRVGEGRFEGIASDVEGLATLEVSGNALRMDYALMVPVRDRSLTVQVEDWLWRMEPDVVVNKSTMRKWGFRLGEIITTIVRKPAVSP; translated from the coding sequence ATGAGTAAACTTCTTTTACCGTTATGCGCCATGATGCTTGCGGGGTGCTCAAATATCCCTGCCAAGGACAACGCCGCTGGGGGGCACCCCTTTGTGCTGGAAGAATTTTTTGTTGGAGAATTGGGAGCCCATGGTGTGATTCTTGGACGTGGGGGTAAGGTGCGTCGTTCATTTAATGCTATTATGCGTGGTGAATGGCATGAAGAAGAAGGCGTTTTGAAAGGCGTGCTTACAGAAGAATTTGTTTTTGATGACGGTGAAGTGCTTCAGCGACGTTGGGAGTTTATCCGTGTGGGTGAAGGTCGTTTTGAGGGCATCGCATCAGATGTGGAGGGTCTGGCGACGTTGGAAGTATCCGGCAATGCCCTGCGTATGGACTACGCACTGATGGTACCTGTGCGTGACAGATCACTCACCGTACAGGTGGAGGACTGGCTGTGGCGTATGGAACCTGATGTTGTGGTGAATAAAAGTACCATGCGCAAGTGGGGTTTTCGACTCGGTGAAATAATTACCACTATTGTGCGTAAGCCCGCTGTCAGTCCGTAG
- a CDS encoding SDR family NAD(P)-dependent oxidoreductase, which yields MLQIGECLYYSELRGAAMQHVQTIWLTGATSGIGEALVSRCLAGGKRVAITARNVQKLYDMANRLNAGDQLVLVPADVSNEEELQQAYERVREIMGVPDLVMANAGTHLNMPASKITLEKCRHLFEVNLYGSVATLLVALPDMLERGSGHLVGVGSLSSYRGLPLAAAYGATKSGLNNFLQSLRFDVETYGLTVTAVNPGFVKTPLTDLNAYPMPFIISSERAAEYIWKGLAKKKMEIHFPPIFSWSCKLLRILPYPVYHALVRRITGSRNRRG from the coding sequence ATGCTACAGATTGGAGAGTGTCTTTACTATTCTGAACTAAGGGGCGCGGCGATGCAGCATGTGCAGACAATTTGGCTGACTGGTGCCACAAGCGGTATTGGGGAGGCTTTAGTGTCACGGTGTCTTGCAGGTGGAAAACGTGTGGCCATTACTGCTCGCAATGTGCAGAAACTTTATGACATGGCCAACAGGCTTAATGCTGGAGATCAGCTCGTACTTGTTCCGGCAGATGTCAGCAATGAAGAGGAACTTCAACAGGCGTATGAGCGCGTTCGTGAGATAATGGGTGTACCTGATCTGGTCATGGCCAACGCCGGCACGCACCTTAATATGCCCGCCAGTAAAATTACACTGGAAAAATGTCGTCACCTTTTTGAGGTGAATCTTTATGGAAGTGTGGCAACGTTGCTCGTGGCCTTACCGGATATGTTGGAGCGCGGTAGCGGGCATCTGGTGGGAGTTGGCTCCCTGTCTTCTTACCGTGGCCTCCCTTTGGCCGCTGCGTACGGGGCAACCAAATCCGGACTGAACAATTTTTTGCAGAGTCTCAGGTTTGATGTGGAAACCTACGGTCTGACGGTTACCGCTGTGAACCCGGGATTCGTAAAAACACCGCTTACAGATTTGAATGCTTACCCTATGCCGTTTATCATAAGTTCAGAGCGGGCAGCAGAGTATATCTGGAAAGGGCTGGCAAAGAAAAAGATGGAGATTCATTTTCCGCCGATCTTTTCATGGTCCTGCAAGCTGTTGCGAATTTTGCCTTACCCTGTGTACCACGCGCTGGTGCGGCGCATAACCGGAAGTCGAAACAGGAGAGGATGA
- a CDS encoding DUF2062 domain-containing protein, with protein sequence MPSTEPNRPSWPVRFWRRKVREPIMRELTLGTSLPKVTLACILGLVSASWPQIATNPLMALLLAWLFRCNKAITSGISIVFNLLQYLLMIPFLRLGETLLGLPHFETSVPKIITIVVTDPIGSFSILGIPLLHAILGWIVTWIVVGPACYFLTKHLLKRMMQKNASPKML encoded by the coding sequence ATGCCTTCTACTGAACCCAATAGGCCAAGCTGGCCAGTACGCTTCTGGCGTCGCAAAGTACGTGAACCTATTATGCGTGAACTGACCCTTGGAACATCGCTGCCCAAGGTCACTCTGGCCTGCATACTTGGTCTTGTTTCCGCCTCATGGCCTCAGATTGCAACCAACCCCCTCATGGCACTACTGCTCGCGTGGCTATTTCGCTGCAATAAGGCCATCACCAGTGGCATAAGCATTGTGTTCAACCTTCTTCAGTACCTCTTGATGATACCTTTTCTACGGCTAGGGGAAACGCTGCTCGGCCTCCCCCATTTTGAAACTTCAGTACCAAAAATTATCACCATTGTTGTAACCGACCCAATCGGCTCGTTTTCAATTTTGGGGATACCGTTATTGCACGCTATTCTAGGCTGGATTGTGACATGGATTGTTGTGGGACCCGCCTGCTATTTTCTTACCAAACATCTTCTTAAACGCATGATGCAAAAAAATGCGTCACCTAAAATGCTCTAA
- a CDS encoding NAD(P)/FAD-dependent oxidoreductase, producing MSHQTIEYTSGALRVAIIGGGISGIIAAHLISRHNHVTFFEKEPQLGGHTYTARVPLSEGSAPESELPIDMGFIVFNDPNYPTFTAFLKNLGVKKAKSNMSFAFHDPETGFMYAGTGIRGMLARKRNLFSPVFWRMLKGINRFSAEAKHDLQTGALAGKTIGEYLTEKGYDKYFEENYLLPMTGAIWSAPEGDTHMFPAEALVRFFENHMLLDHRNRPQWYFVKGGSDTYVRAFKQQFSGEVRTSSPVSSVTRLEDGVQIVTDKGMETFDAVVLATHANVSLRLLTDPSEQERTLLSPWRYTDNRVVLHTDANFLPPRVAARASWNFIRDPKRTQNTSVGVSYHMNRLQNITANKEYVVTLNPVREPAPNTLLKDLQFAHPQYSLKAMATQEKFLTLNGVNRTFFCGAYQGYGFHEDGAKSGARVAEHFGESL from the coding sequence ATGTCTCATCAAACCATCGAATACACTTCAGGTGCACTCCGTGTGGCCATTATTGGCGGCGGTATATCTGGCATTATCGCGGCGCATCTTATCTCACGGCATAACCATGTAACGTTTTTTGAGAAGGAACCTCAGCTTGGCGGACACACCTACACCGCCCGAGTACCTCTTTCAGAAGGTTCTGCGCCTGAAAGTGAATTACCTATCGATATGGGATTTATTGTTTTTAACGATCCCAATTACCCAACATTTACTGCATTTCTCAAAAACCTTGGGGTGAAAAAAGCCAAATCAAACATGTCCTTTGCGTTCCATGACCCCGAAACAGGGTTCATGTATGCGGGGACAGGCATACGTGGCATGCTCGCCCGTAAGCGCAACCTTTTCTCCCCTGTATTCTGGCGGATGCTCAAAGGCATTAACCGGTTCAGTGCTGAAGCAAAACACGATTTGCAAACCGGAGCATTGGCCGGAAAAACCATTGGAGAGTACTTAACAGAAAAAGGGTATGACAAATATTTTGAAGAGAACTACCTCCTCCCCATGACAGGAGCCATCTGGTCCGCTCCAGAAGGCGATACACATATGTTCCCCGCCGAAGCACTAGTACGTTTTTTTGAAAATCACATGCTACTTGATCATCGAAATCGCCCACAGTGGTATTTTGTGAAAGGCGGCAGTGACACCTACGTACGAGCGTTTAAGCAACAGTTCTCAGGAGAAGTACGCACCTCCTCTCCCGTGTCATCTGTCACCCGTCTTGAGGATGGTGTTCAGATCGTCACCGACAAAGGTATGGAAACATTTGATGCCGTTGTGCTGGCTACTCATGCGAATGTTTCCTTACGACTTCTTACAGACCCTAGCGAACAGGAAAGGACACTGCTTTCACCATGGCGGTATACAGACAACCGCGTAGTTCTGCACACAGACGCAAACTTTCTACCGCCACGCGTTGCCGCAAGAGCATCATGGAACTTTATCCGCGATCCTAAACGTACTCAGAACACCTCTGTAGGCGTGAGCTATCATATGAACCGGCTACAAAATATCACAGCAAATAAAGAGTATGTTGTAACGCTGAATCCAGTACGGGAGCCTGCGCCCAACACCCTGCTCAAAGATTTACAATTCGCTCATCCCCAATATTCGCTCAAGGCAATGGCAACTCAAGAAAAGTTTCTTACACTGAACGGAGTAAACAGAACATTCTTCTGCGGCGCATATCAAGGTTATGGTTTTCATGAAGATGGTGCGAAATCAGGTGCCCGTGTAGCAGAGCACTTTGGAGAGTCACTGTGA
- a CDS encoding DUF1365 family protein — translation MNSCLISCRVRHKRFAPKQHSFAYPLYTYMLDIDELPKLDNKLSLFGYNNLRLASFYDKDYLEKGAEGIRTKLTCLLAEQNMKLLPEDTVYLVTSARFLNYAFNPVCFYWIFREGNLLGCMAEVNNTFGEKHVYPLVGTGIPQDLTNAKQFDGLSANSSTFFPAKYRSPKKFHVSPFMDLTGEYHFSFEDIRKQLDVTVGLFHDDKKFFEANLTEERRVPLSDKALLTTALSRPLTAHITIPRILWEAGKIHFGKGIRYYPKQAPVSTMTIRHNTQPKLKDRLAQKLVLNFLKRMQHGQLILTMPDGTTKHFGEQHTNTAADLTIHSDKFFSMSAFNGNIGLGEGYAQGLWDSSDLVKLIRFLLENRQVHTRTRNLLTNTQAKLFGAMQRYRHQKAPKNDKAGSKENITAHYDLSNELFKQFLDPTMTYSSAVFLDPYDVAEDLEAAQLRKNRILADKANIGVDDHVLEMGCGWGGFAEQTARERGCRITGITLSRDQYDYATKRIKDAQLEHLVDIRLQDYRNISKQYDKIVSIEMLEAVGHNFHKEYFCKIDKLLKPSGVAVIQTITIQDAQYNHYRWSVDWIRKHIFPGGELPSLARICEVTSDSTTLSVQQVDAIGLHYANTLNQWRQRFNASWKSIAPLGFDNYFLRTWNYYLAICEAGFLQGHINDLLIVLSRPSSE, via the coding sequence GTGAACAGTTGCCTCATTTCATGCAGGGTACGCCATAAGCGGTTTGCTCCAAAACAGCACTCGTTTGCCTACCCGCTATATACGTACATGCTCGACATTGACGAGTTACCAAAGCTCGACAACAAGCTCTCATTGTTCGGATACAACAACCTGCGCCTCGCCTCTTTTTACGACAAAGACTATCTCGAAAAAGGGGCAGAAGGGATACGAACAAAACTTACCTGCTTGCTCGCAGAACAAAATATGAAGCTGTTGCCTGAGGACACTGTCTATCTGGTGACCTCCGCTCGTTTTTTGAATTATGCCTTTAATCCTGTCTGCTTTTACTGGATTTTTCGCGAAGGGAATCTGCTTGGTTGCATGGCAGAGGTGAACAATACCTTTGGAGAAAAACACGTATACCCATTAGTTGGAACTGGAATTCCCCAAGATCTTACAAACGCAAAACAGTTTGACGGTCTAAGCGCTAACAGCAGCACCTTCTTTCCAGCCAAATACCGCAGCCCCAAGAAATTTCACGTCTCCCCTTTCATGGATCTCACGGGGGAGTACCATTTTTCCTTTGAAGATATCCGTAAACAACTGGATGTCACCGTCGGGCTCTTTCATGACGATAAAAAATTTTTTGAGGCCAACCTCACCGAAGAACGCCGCGTTCCGCTCAGTGATAAAGCACTGTTAACTACAGCGCTCAGTAGGCCGCTTACAGCGCACATCACAATTCCTAGAATATTATGGGAAGCGGGTAAAATTCATTTTGGCAAAGGCATACGTTATTACCCTAAGCAAGCCCCAGTAAGTACTATGACCATACGCCATAACACTCAGCCCAAACTTAAAGACCGCCTTGCTCAAAAGTTAGTGCTCAACTTTCTGAAACGGATGCAGCATGGACAGCTAATCTTAACCATGCCTGATGGCACAACCAAACACTTTGGTGAGCAGCATACGAACACAGCAGCCGATCTCACTATTCATTCAGATAAATTTTTCAGTATGTCCGCCTTCAATGGTAATATAGGGCTTGGTGAAGGCTATGCACAAGGATTGTGGGATTCCTCAGATCTAGTCAAACTGATTCGTTTCTTGCTTGAAAACCGTCAGGTGCATACACGCACCCGCAATCTGTTAACTAATACTCAGGCAAAACTTTTTGGGGCCATGCAACGGTATCGCCATCAAAAGGCACCAAAGAACGACAAAGCTGGCTCCAAAGAAAATATTACCGCACATTATGATCTTTCTAACGAGCTGTTTAAGCAATTTCTCGACCCCACCATGACGTATTCCAGCGCAGTGTTTCTTGATCCCTACGACGTCGCGGAAGATCTGGAAGCGGCGCAACTTCGCAAGAACAGAATATTGGCTGACAAAGCTAATATCGGTGTTGATGATCATGTGCTTGAAATGGGTTGCGGATGGGGCGGCTTTGCCGAGCAAACCGCGCGCGAAAGAGGCTGTCGCATCACAGGTATCACCCTTTCTCGCGACCAATACGACTATGCAACCAAACGTATTAAAGATGCCCAACTGGAGCATTTGGTAGATATCCGCCTACAAGATTATCGCAATATTTCAAAACAGTACGACAAGATCGTTTCTATTGAGATGCTTGAAGCAGTTGGTCACAATTTTCATAAAGAATACTTCTGCAAAATCGACAAGTTGCTTAAACCTTCCGGCGTGGCTGTCATTCAGACCATCACTATTCAGGATGCCCAGTACAATCACTACCGCTGGAGCGTAGACTGGATACGAAAGCACATCTTCCCCGGCGGAGAACTTCCTTCTCTTGCAAGAATCTGCGAGGTTACTTCAGACAGCACCACGCTTTCCGTTCAACAGGTGGACGCTATAGGGCTGCACTACGCCAACACTCTCAATCAATGGAGACAACGCTTTAACGCCTCATGGAAGTCCATTGCACCGCTAGGCTTTGACAATTACTTCCTACGCACATGGAATTACTATCTTGCTATCTGTGAGGCTGGCTTTCTCCAAGGGCATATTAATGACCTGCTTATTGTCCTCTCACGCCCCTCGTCGGAGTAA
- a CDS encoding DNA-3-methyladenine glycosylase I, whose product MRKGESFMNRCEWANSNSLDTQYHDEEWGVPVHDDRLLFEMLILEGAQAGLSWTTILKKREGYRKAFDNFDAKVVSKYTEKKVEQLLTNPEIIRHKLKINAAIVNAKCFLEIQKEHGSFDRYIWSFVDGKTITNKWDSMSDFPVSTPESEAMSKSLKKKGFKFVGPTICYAYMQAVGMVNDHTVSCFRYSEVKKLQG is encoded by the coding sequence ATGCGTAAAGGAGAAAGCTTTATGAATCGATGTGAATGGGCGAATTCTAACTCTTTAGATACGCAGTATCATGACGAAGAATGGGGTGTTCCCGTTCACGATGATCGCCTTCTTTTTGAAATGCTAATCTTAGAGGGGGCGCAAGCGGGTTTGAGTTGGACTACTATTCTCAAAAAGCGAGAAGGCTATCGAAAAGCCTTCGACAATTTTGATGCTAAGGTCGTTTCAAAATATACAGAGAAGAAAGTAGAACAGTTGCTGACGAATCCGGAGATTATACGGCATAAGCTTAAGATCAACGCAGCTATTGTAAATGCAAAGTGCTTTCTTGAAATTCAAAAAGAACACGGAAGCTTTGATCGCTATATTTGGTCTTTTGTGGATGGCAAAACTATCACCAACAAATGGGACTCCATGTCAGACTTTCCTGTCAGTACTCCTGAATCAGAAGCAATGAGTAAGAGTCTGAAGAAGAAAGGCTTTAAGTTTGTTGGGCCTACAATTTGTTATGCATATATGCAGGCAGTAGGGATGGTAAATGATCATACTGTCTCATGTTTTAGATATTCTGAAGTGAAGAAGTTACAAGGTTAG
- a CDS encoding (Fe-S)-binding protein — MNPKTYFNPGCALSIYKPEMENTILDFLNKNYRETTLHKICCRHDPQVEKGAVIINVCAGCDNRFSSLYEGVSTLSVWEVIDSLDSFAYPNYQGLKISVHDACPVREKTQVHQAVRNLLKKMNIEVVETKLHGTRSACCGDDLYPKFPVEKVHTMMTKRADSMPCDNVCVYCVSCIKALHIGGKTPRHLIDLLMNETTEPQTYDTIKWHEQLQEYIDQH; from the coding sequence ATGAATCCAAAAACATACTTCAACCCCGGTTGCGCGTTAAGCATATACAAACCCGAAATGGAAAACACTATTCTAGATTTCCTGAACAAAAACTATCGCGAAACGACGTTGCATAAAATCTGCTGCCGACATGATCCGCAAGTTGAAAAAGGGGCCGTGATAATTAATGTATGCGCAGGCTGCGATAATCGATTTAGCAGCCTATACGAAGGGGTATCAACACTGTCAGTATGGGAAGTAATTGATAGCCTTGATTCGTTTGCCTACCCGAATTATCAGGGATTAAAAATATCTGTGCATGATGCTTGCCCAGTACGTGAAAAAACTCAAGTACATCAAGCTGTCCGAAATCTACTAAAAAAAATGAATATCGAAGTTGTTGAAACTAAACTTCACGGAACACGCTCTGCTTGCTGTGGTGATGATTTGTATCCGAAATTTCCTGTAGAAAAAGTTCATACCATGATGACAAAGCGCGCGGATTCCATGCCTTGCGATAACGTTTGTGTATACTGTGTTTCCTGCATTAAGGCTCTGCATATTGGAGGAAAAACTCCAAGACACTTAATTGACCTTTTAATGAATGAGACAACCGAACCACAGACATATGACACCATAAAGTGGCATGAACAATTGCAGGAATACATCGACCAGCATTAA
- a CDS encoding transporter suffix domain-containing protein, translating into MQEHKEKATEPQKPDWNVKLGIGLFAFSIILPLTSIPIVAAIELSTTAAASTVALLLGLAEVCGLAAIAVMGKNGYAYLKEKLSRFVKSYTPPRDVSKFRYSIGLIMFSIPLIVGWIAPYLFALFPDLAPSNFTWALVGDALFLASLFVLGGNFWDKLNSLFVHNAHATFNKK; encoded by the coding sequence ATGCAAGAACACAAAGAAAAAGCGACGGAGCCACAGAAACCAGACTGGAATGTCAAATTAGGCATTGGACTTTTCGCGTTCAGTATCATTCTACCTTTAACCAGCATCCCCATCGTGGCAGCCATTGAGTTATCTACGACCGCGGCAGCTTCTACTGTCGCTCTCCTTCTTGGCCTTGCTGAGGTCTGTGGCTTAGCTGCAATCGCCGTCATGGGAAAGAACGGCTATGCGTATCTTAAAGAAAAGCTTTCAAGATTTGTTAAATCTTACACTCCACCACGAGACGTTAGTAAATTTCGTTACTCAATCGGTCTAATTATGTTCAGCATTCCACTAATTGTCGGTTGGATTGCTCCATATCTTTTTGCTCTTTTCCCTGACCTTGCACCATCAAATTTCACATGGGCTCTAGTGGGTGACGCTCTCTTTTTAGCCAGCTTGTTTGTGCTCGGGGGTAACTTTTGGGATAAGTTAAATTCATTATTCGTTCATAATGCGCACGCCACTTTTAATAAAAAATGA
- a CDS encoding YodC family protein, protein MKFVAGDIIQLKSGGPEMTVVKFDAVKGLVSCSWFVGRELKTALFPVEAVGECKLFVDGAY, encoded by the coding sequence ATGAAATTTGTAGCTGGAGACATTATTCAGTTAAAATCCGGTGGACCGGAAATGACTGTTGTTAAATTTGATGCCGTAAAAGGGCTGGTTAGCTGCAGCTGGTTTGTAGGTAGAGAGTTAAAAACTGCGTTATTTCCTGTGGAAGCCGTTGGTGAATGTAAACTGTTCGTAGATGGTGCATATTAA